From the Candidatus Bathyarchaeota archaeon A05DMB-5 genome, the window GCTGGTGACCACTTTGCCAGAGGAAATTGAACTTCTCAAAAAACTATCAAACGCTTTTGGACCCTCAGGAAATGAAGGAGAAGTAGCGGAGATTCTTAAAGCTGAACTTGAGGAATATGCTGATGAAACACGTGTTGATAAGCTTGGCAGCATATTCTTTCATCATTATGGAAAGGAAGGATACCCCAGAATTATGCTTTCAGCTCACATGGACGAAGTAGGTTTCATAATCACTTACATAGAAGAAAATGGCTTTCTACGGTTTGAAACACTCGGAGGCATAACAAACAACATCCTACTCGGACAGCGAATACTACTTAAAGGAGAAAAAGGCTACCTAAAAGGAATCATCGGAACCAAACCACCTCACATAATGACACCCGAAGAACAGAACAAGATAATACCCAAAGAAGACCTGTTCATTGACATAGGCGCCGACAACTTCAATCAAGCACAAGAAAAAGGTGCAGAAGTGGGCATGTCAGGTGTTTTTGATGTTGAATTTACGGACATAGGTGACGGTTATTTTAGGGGTAAGGCATTTGATGACAGAGCTGGATGCACAGTCCTTGCCGAAGTATTCAAGTCCATGAAAGACTCGCCATACAACATCGTCGCTGTCGGCTCCGTACAAGAAGAACTCGGATTGAGAGGAGCAAGAACTGCCGCTTGGCAAGTAGACCCAGATTATGGATTAGCCTTGGAAGGAACATTCGTTGCTGACGTCCCGAATACTAGACCAGATAGAGTCTCATCAAAAATCAAAGGGGGCCCAGTCATAACGATACTAGACAAAACCATTTTCACTCATCCAACTATTCTTAAAACGCTGATTAAGGTGGGAAAAGAAAAGTCAATTCCTTTTCAGTTCAAGAAAGTGCCGATGGGCGGAACAGACGCGGGAGCAATACACCTAACAAAGGCAGGCGTGCCAAGTGGAGTCGTAGCAGTGCCATGCAGATATATTCATGGACCCGCCTCAATCGTACACATCGAAGATTTAAAGAATACTATAGAACTTGTAACTGAATTTGTGAAAACCATCTCAACAAAGTAAGGAAAAACGTTTAATTGAATGAGCATAACTTTTAAGGAAGTTATATACTTCTTGTTAGAAGAGTACATTGAGGTGCTTCAGTGGGTAAGAAGAAGGTCCTAACAGAAGAAGAATTAAGCGAAATGATATATCCATCACCAAACGATGTTTTAGGAATAGCCGTTAAACTGCTTGGCTTCGACCGTGTTCTAGTCAAATGCCAAGACGGACACGAACGCTTATGCCGCATACGCGGAAAAATGAAAAGACGAGTTTGGATAAGAGAAGGAGATGTCGTGTTAGTTTCCCCATGGGATTTCCAATCAGACAAGCGAGGCGACCTAATTTGGCGCTACACAAAAGCTCAAGCGGACATGCTTCGCAAAAAGGGCTATTTAACTATCTAAGTTTTGTATATACATGGGGAAGTAAGTGTGCCTTTTGAAACACGTATTGAAAAAAGACTTCGAAGAAAAGAAAAACGTTATGAAACCGAACAATTAATGAAGGAAAAACGAAGCGAAGAATATGAAGTTTTAGAAGAAGTTTTTGACCGCTCAACATTGATGGTAATCTACGACTTCATGAATAAAGGAACAATAAATGAAATCTACGGAGTTGTTAGAGCTGGAAAAGAATCACGCGTTTACTGGGGAAAAGACAAACAAGGAAACGAATTGGCAATAAAAATCTACTTGACTGTTTCAGCAGAATTCCGAAAAGGCATTCTCAAATACATAGAAGGCGACCCAAGATTCACAGGCTTAAGACATGATACGCGCTCGCTGATTTTCGCTTGGGCTCAAAAGGAATTTAAAAATTTAGAGTTGGCAACTAAGGCGAAGGTGAAAGTGCCAAAGCCGATTGCCGTGAAAAACAATGTGTTAATTATGGAGTTTATAGGTGAAGAAGGCGTTACTGCTCCGTCGATGAAGGAGTTTCCGCCAAAGAAACCCGAAAAAATCTATCAAACCTTACTAGGTTATTTGAAAAAATTGTAC encodes:
- the eif1A gene encoding translation initiation factor eIF-1A, with protein sequence MIYPSPNDVLGIAVKLLGFDRVLVKCQDGHERLCRIRGKMKRRVWIREGDVVLVSPWDFQSDKRGDLIWRYTKAQADMLRKKGYLTI
- a CDS encoding serine protein kinase RIO, with product MKEKRSEEYEVLEEVFDRSTLMVIYDFMNKGTINEIYGVVRAGKESRVYWGKDKQGNELAIKIYLTVSAEFRKGILKYIEGDPRFTGLRHDTRSLIFAWAQKEFKNLELATKAKVKVPKPIAVKNNVLIMEFIGEEGVTAPSMKEFPPKKPEKIYQTLLGYLKKLYTKAELVHGDLSEYNIMIWRGRPVLFDMSQAVLTSHPMAEFLLRRDLTNLNRFFSKLGVDVPSVEECYRKVTGLGET
- a CDS encoding M42 family metallopeptidase translates to MPEEIELLKKLSNAFGPSGNEGEVAEILKAELEEYADETRVDKLGSIFFHHYGKEGYPRIMLSAHMDEVGFIITYIEENGFLRFETLGGITNNILLGQRILLKGEKGYLKGIIGTKPPHIMTPEEQNKIIPKEDLFIDIGADNFNQAQEKGAEVGMSGVFDVEFTDIGDGYFRGKAFDDRAGCTVLAEVFKSMKDSPYNIVAVGSVQEELGLRGARTAAWQVDPDYGLALEGTFVADVPNTRPDRVSSKIKGGPVITILDKTIFTHPTILKTLIKVGKEKSIPFQFKKVPMGGTDAGAIHLTKAGVPSGVVAVPCRYIHGPASIVHIEDLKNTIELVTEFVKTISTK